A window of Thiocapsa bogorovii genomic DNA:
CGCCGCGCTCGAAACGGCCTTGTTCGCTCCCGGCACGAAGGACGTGCCCTGCCAGCATCGGCGAGAGGGTCAGGGCGACGATACCCGAAACCACCACGGCTCCGGCGAGGGTGAAGGCGAACTCGGTGAAGAGGGATCCGACCAGCCCGCCCATGAAGCCGATGGGCGCGTAGACGGCAACCAATGTCGTGGTCATGGCGATGATGGGCATGGCCAGCTCGCGCGCGCCGTCGATCGCCGCCTGCGTTCCGCTCTTGCCCATCTCGATGTGTCGGTGCACGTTCTCGACCACGATGATGGCGTCGTCGACAACAAGACCGATCGCCAGAACCATTGCAAGCAATGTCAAGAGGTTGATCGAGAAACCCAGGAGCAACATGATAAACCCGGCGCCGACGATCGAGAGTGGCACCGCGACCGACGGGACCAGGGCGGCACGGATCGAGCCGAGCGAGAGAAAGATCACGAGCAACACGATCAGCACCGCTTCGGCGAGCGTCTTGAAGACCTCGGTGATGGATTCCTGGATGAACTCGCTCGCATCGTAGGGCACGAACGCCTTCAGACCTTCCGGGAACTGGGTCTCGAGCTCGGGCATCAGGTCGCGCACGCGTGCGGCGACGTCGAGCGGATTGGAGCCCGGCGCGGGCTCGATGCCGATGAAGATGGCCGGGATGCCCTTGTAGAGCGTTGCGGAATCATAGGTCTTGGCACCCATCTCGACCTCGGCGATGTCGTCGAGGCGAATCAGGGTGTCGTCTTGGGTGCGCACCACCAGGCGCTGGAAATCCTCGACCCGGCTGACGTCCGTGGTCGCCGACAGATCGATCTGGACCTGATCGCCGCGAAGCCGCCCGATACCGGCGAGATAGTTGTTTTCGGCGAGCACGCGGGCGACCTCGTCGCCGCTGACACCGAGCGAGGCCATGCGCGCGGGGTCGAGCCAGATCCGCATCGCGAAGGTTTGATCGCCGAAGATCTCGGCCTTGGCGATGCCTTCCAGCGCCTGGAGCTGGGGCTGGACGACCCGGATGAGGTAGTCCGTGATCTGAGGAAGCGTCATCTCCTCGCTGTAGAAGGCGAGATACATGAGTGCGGTCGAGTCTCCGGTCGTGGAGTCGATGACCGGGTTCTGCGCGGCCTCGGGCAGCACGTTGAGGCGGCTGGCGACCTTCGCCTGAATCTCGGCGACGGCGGCGTTGGGGTCGTAGTTGAGGCGCATGTTCGCCTCGATGACCGACACCCCGGCGGTGCTGGTGCCGACCAGATATTCGATCCCGTTGGCTTCGGCAACCGCCTGCTGGAGGGGTGTCGTGATGAAGCCCTGGACCAGATCGCTGCTGGCGCCGGGGTACGCGGTCGTGATGGTGACGACGGTGTTTTGTGTCGCCGGGTATTGGCGGATCTCCAGGTCGACGAAGGCACGGATGCCGAGGATGAAGATCAGCAGGCTGACGACGGTGGCAAGGACCGGGCGGTGGACGAAGATGTCGGTGAATTTCATGTCGCCGTGTCCTCGGGGCCGTGTCCGGATTCGGACTCGGACTCGGGTTCAGGGGTGTGCTCGGGCTCGGATGGACTGGCGGCGGGCGCCTCGATCCCCGCATCGACGATCCGGACCTCTTGCCCGTTGCCGAGCTTCACTTGCCCGGACAAGACGACACGGTCGCCCTCGGCGAGCCCCTCCAACACCGCGATCTCGTCCCCGCGCACTGCGCCTGTGCGGACTTGGCGACGCTCGACGAGGGTCTTGCCATCCTCCTCGCGGATGACGAAGACCGCGTCGCCGTAGGTATTGAAGGCGATGGCTTCACGCGGGATGGTCAGCACCGCGTCCTCGCGCGGCAAGAGGGTCGCGACCCGAGCAAACATCCCGGGGCGAAGCGCCAGATCCGGATTGCTCAGGCCCGCACGGACACGAACATTGCGGGTGCCCTGATCGATCCCAGGACTGATGACCTGAATGGCTCCGTCGAAGCTTCGGTCCGGATGGGCGGAGACGCGCACCTGCACCCGTTGCCCGACCTTCAACAGGCCCAGGTGGCGCTCGGGCAGAGCGAAGTCGACATAGATGGGATCCAGGGTTTGAAGCGGGACGATCGAAGATCCTTCTGCGAGGAACTGCCCGAGGTCGATCTGGCGAATGCCGAGTTGTCCATCGAAGGGCGCGCGGATCGTCTTCTTCTGGATCGTGGCCTGCTTGGCCTTGACCTGTGCGCGGGCCTGGTCGAGTTGCGCGCTGATCTCGTCGAAGTCGCCTTGGGCAACGGCGCGCTCCTTGAGAAGCGAACGGTTGCGGTCGACCTTGATCTGCGCGAGTCGCTCCGCGGCCAGCAATCCCTCCAGGTCGGCGAGATCGACCTCGTCGGCCAGCCTGACCAGGATGTCGCCTTTCTTGACCATTGCACCCGATTCGAACTCGATGGCCGTGACCTGTCCGGCCACCTCGTTGTTGACCTCGACGCCTTGGATCGCCTGCAGGGTACCGACCGCCTGCAGTGTGGGCTCCCAGGCGGTCGTCTCGACCGTGACGGCGGTCACCGTCGGCGCCGGCATGGGTTGCGAGAACATGGCGATCTCGGACTGGATCTGACTGTATTTGACGTAGGCGAGGGCGCCGATCACTGCGGCCAGCACCATCAACACAAGCAGAATACGGACGAACATGGGCGGGTTGTGCCTCTAGCTGTGGATACGCCTTTGAAGTGGCTTCGGGTCGCTGTGTTTAGGGATCCGAAGCCCTCTGCGATGGGGTCAGTCCGATAGGACCTGTTTCGCCTCGTTGATCTTGGATGCCAGATAGTCCGAGCCCCCTCGGTCGGGGTGAAGACGCTGGATCAGTCGCCGGTGAGCGCTCCGAACCTCTTGCGGAACCGCATCGAGACCGATGCCGAGGATGGCGCGCGCTTCGTCCGGATGCATCCTTTCGATCGGTGCCCGCGGAGTCTCGGCGTTTCGGCGGCGCGGTGCCTCTTCCGTCTTGCGACCGCGCTCGCGATCGAGGTACACCTCGAGCGCCTCGGCCGACTCGGGGTCGCCCGCATAGCAGGTCTCGAGCATCTCGACGAGATCCTCCGTCGGGATCTGATCGAGTGAACGCCCGGCATCTGGCCCGACCAGTACCTCGCCGCCGATCCGACCCGAGAGATGGTCGATCTCGAGCAGGACGCAGCGCGTGGCGACACGAGACCGGGTCGGACTCTGATAGTTGCTCGCGCCCTTCAGCTCACGAACCCACATCGCGGTGGCGCCTGCCACCGCGCTCGGCATCAGAACGAAATTGACCAGCGGCACCATGCTCAGCATCGCCGCAGAAGCGCCGAAACCAAGGCTCATGCCGCGTTGCTGGCCCAGACGTCGGCGCATCTCGCGAAACTTCATCCCGTGGTTTCCCATCGGATAATCCGAGTACTGAACGGCCAATACCCAGGCAATGTAGAGAAACCAGAGGATCTGTCCAACGATGGGTACAAATAGCAAGAGCAGGAAAGGAATCCCAAGAACAAGGGCATAAAGCAGTTTTCGGAGCTCTTCGACGAGCGTCGGCACGATGTCGGACATGACGCCGGCAAGGGTGCTGCCCTCACAGAGCGGGCGCTCGGTCAGCATTCGCTCGACCTTCTCGGCCAAGAGGCTGTTGAAGGGCGAGGCGATCAGGTTTGCCACCAGCGCAAAGAGGTTGAAGACCACGACGAGCAAGACCAGGACGAAAAGAGGCCAAAGAACCCA
This region includes:
- the cysZ gene encoding sulfate transporter CysZ → MATNPLSGAGYLLQGIRLITRPGLRRFVVVPLAVNVLIFAAAIALGVRVFENALATLDARLPSWLGWLDWVLWPLFVLVLLVVVFNLFALVANLIASPFNSLLAEKVERMLTERPLCEGSTLAGVMSDIVPTLVEELRKLLYALVLGIPFLLLLFVPIVGQILWFLYIAWVLAVQYSDYPMGNHGMKFREMRRRLGQQRGMSLGFGASAAMLSMVPLVNFVLMPSAVAGATAMWVRELKGASNYQSPTRSRVATRCVLLEIDHLSGRIGGEVLVGPDAGRSLDQIPTEDLVEMLETCYAGDPESAEALEVYLDRERGRKTEEAPRRRNAETPRAPIERMHPDEARAILGIGLDAVPQEVRSAHRRLIQRLHPDRGGSDYLASKINEAKQVLSD
- a CDS encoding efflux RND transporter periplasmic adaptor subunit; amino-acid sequence: MFVRILLVLMVLAAVIGALAYVKYSQIQSEIAMFSQPMPAPTVTAVTVETTAWEPTLQAVGTLQAIQGVEVNNEVAGQVTAIEFESGAMVKKGDILVRLADEVDLADLEGLLAAERLAQIKVDRNRSLLKERAVAQGDFDEISAQLDQARAQVKAKQATIQKKTIRAPFDGQLGIRQIDLGQFLAEGSSIVPLQTLDPIYVDFALPERHLGLLKVGQRVQVRVSAHPDRSFDGAIQVISPGIDQGTRNVRVRAGLSNPDLALRPGMFARVATLLPREDAVLTIPREAIAFNTYGDAVFVIREEDGKTLVERRQVRTGAVRGDEIAVLEGLAEGDRVVLSGQVKLGNGQEVRIVDAGIEAPAASPSEPEHTPEPESESESGHGPEDTAT